In the Sphingobium sp. Z007 genome, GCCCCCCTATCTGAAAGCCGGCGCGGCCCTCGGCGCGCTGCTGCTCTTCCCTCTTCCCGCCGGCGCGCAGGAGCAGCTGACGTTGGAGCGCGTCTTCGCCAGCCCCGATCTGGCCGGGCCGCAGCCGCGTGCGCTTAAATTGTCGCCGGACGGATCGCTGGTGACTTTGCTGAAACCCCGCACCGACGAGAAGGAACGGCTCGACCTGTGGGCGATCGACAGCAAGACGGGCGCGGAACGGATGCTGGTCGATTCGAAGAAGACCGGGAGCGGCGCGGAGCTTTCCGAAGCGGAGAAGATGCAGCGCGAGCGCGATCGCTCCGTGGCGGGCAGCACCGGCATCACCAGCTATGACTGGGCGCCGGACGGCAAGAGCCTGTTGGTGCCGGTGGATGGCGACCTGTATCTCGCCGGATTGGACGGGAAGGTGACGCGGCTGACCGATACGCCCGACGGCGAGTTGAATGGCGTGGTCAGTCCCAAAGGCGGCTATGTCTCCTTCGTGCGTGGCGGCAATCTGTTCACCCAGCCGATCGGCGGTGCGGAGCGGCAGGTGACGCAGGGGGCCAGCGACACGATCAGCTGGGGCGTGGCGGAGTTTGTCGCGCAGGAGGAAATGGACCGGCGCACCGGCTATTGGTGGTCGCCCGACGACAGCCGCATCGCAGTGGCGCGGGTCGATGAGAGCCCGGTCGGGATCGTCACCCGCACGGCGATCGGCGGGGAGGGGACGAAGGTCTATCAGCAGCGCTATCCCGCCGCCGGGACGCCCAACGCGATTGTCGACCTGTTCGTGATAAAGCCTGATGGATCGAGCCAAGTGAAGGTCGACCTGGGCGCGGAGAAGGACATTTATATCGCCCGCGTCGATTGGTCGAAGGACGGCAGGACGCTCTATGTGCAGCGCGAGAGCCGGGATCAGAAACGGCTCGACCTGTTGGCGGTTGATCCTGCTACGGGCAAGGCGCGGGTGGTGCTGACAGAGACCGCGAAAAGCTGGATCAACCTGTCGAACAACTTCCATGCTTTGAAAGATGGCAGTTTTCTCTGGTGGTCGGAGAAAAGCGGCCATGGGCATCTGTATCGCGTGAAGGGCGACCGATGGACGGCGCTGACCAGTGGCGACTGGGAAGTACGCGACGTCGTGGGCGTGGATGAGGACAAGGGGCTGGTCTATTTCACCGGCAATCGCGAAACGCCGCTGGAGCAGCAGCTTTATGTGACATCGCTGGGCAGGGCCGGAGAGGCGCGGGCGCTGACGGCCAAGGACTGGTGGAATGACGCAGTGATGGACGGCGCGGCGAGCCGGGTTGTGGTGACGCGCCAGAATAGCGACCAGCCCAAACAGGTCTATCTGGCCGACAGCGGCGGCAAGCAGTTGCAATGGCTGTCGGACAATGCGCTGACGGGCAGTCACCCTTATGCACCCTATGTCGCGGGTCATGCGAAGACGACCTTCGGCACGGTGAAGGCGGCGGACGGGACGACGCTCTATACCAAGATCATGACGCCGAAGATGGAGCAGGGGAAACGCTATCCCGTGTTCATGATCCATTATGGCGGTCCGGGCGGCGGGCGGCAGGTGACCAACACATGGAGCGGCGCGCTGAATCAATATCTGGTGGATCGCGGCTGGATCGTATTTGCGATCGACAATCGCGGCACGCCCGATCGCGGCAAGGCGTTCGAGGATCATCTTTATCGCGCTATGGGAACGGTGGAGGTCGATGACCAGCTGAAGGGGGTGGCGTGGTTGAAAGCTCAGCCGTTCGTCGATCCCAAGCGAATCGCGACCTATGGCTGGTCCTATGGCGGCTATATGTCATTGAAGCTTCTGGAAAAGGCGCCCGGCGTGTTTGCCGCCGCCATTGCGGGGGCGCCGGTGACCAAGTGGCAGC is a window encoding:
- a CDS encoding S9 family peptidase, whose protein sequence is MPPYLKAGAALGALLLFPLPAGAQEQLTLERVFASPDLAGPQPRALKLSPDGSLVTLLKPRTDEKERLDLWAIDSKTGAERMLVDSKKTGSGAELSEAEKMQRERDRSVAGSTGITSYDWAPDGKSLLVPVDGDLYLAGLDGKVTRLTDTPDGELNGVVSPKGGYVSFVRGGNLFTQPIGGAERQVTQGASDTISWGVAEFVAQEEMDRRTGYWWSPDDSRIAVARVDESPVGIVTRTAIGGEGTKVYQQRYPAAGTPNAIVDLFVIKPDGSSQVKVDLGAEKDIYIARVDWSKDGRTLYVQRESRDQKRLDLLAVDPATGKARVVLTETAKSWINLSNNFHALKDGSFLWWSEKSGHGHLYRVKGDRWTALTSGDWEVRDVVGVDEDKGLVYFTGNRETPLEQQLYVTSLGRAGEARALTAKDWWNDAVMDGAASRVVVTRQNSDQPKQVYLADSGGKQLQWLSDNALTGSHPYAPYVAGHAKTTFGTVKAADGTTLYTKIMTPKMEQGKRYPVFMIHYGGPGGGRQVTNTWSGALNQYLVDRGWIVFAIDNRGTPDRGKAFEDHLYRAMGTVEVDDQLKGVAWLKAQPFVDPKRIATYGWSYGGYMSLKLLEKAPGVFAAAIAGAPVTKWQLYDTHYTERYLGQPQDKGSAYPGAGAVDDAVKIADPLLLIHGMSDDNVVFDNATALMAKMQGAAVPFEMMAYPGQTHRVGGPGVSVHVWKTIEHFLAEHAGGPDVASK